The segment actcctccatacagaccttctccagatccttcaggtttcggggctgttgttgggcaatatggactttcagctccctccaaggGTTttatattgggttcaggtctggagactggctaggccactccgggaccttgagatgcttctaatggagccactccttagttgccctggctgtgttttttgggtcgttgtcatgctggaagacccagccatgacccatcttcaatgctatTAGTTTGTTCGCCAAGATCTCGCGAtgcatggccccatccatcctcccctcagtatggtgtcccctttgcagaaaagcatccccaaagaatgatgtttccacctccatgcttcacggttgggatggtgttcttggggttgtactcatccttcttcttcctccaaacacggcgagtggagtttagaccaaaaaggtctcatcagaccaaatgaccttctcccattcctcctctggatcatccagatgatcattggcaaacttcagacgggcctggacatgcgctggcttgagcagggggaccttgcgtgcgctgcaggattttaatccatgacggcgtagtgtgttactaatggttttctttgagactgtggtcccagctctcttcaagtcattgatcaggtcctgccgtgtagttctgggctgatccctcaccttcctcatgatcattaatgccccacgaggtgagatcttggaTGGAGCCCGAGatcgagggtgattgaccgtcatcttgaacttcttccattttctactaattgtgccaacagttgttgccttctcaccaaactgcttgcctattgtcctgtagcccatcccagccttgtgcaggtctacaattttatccctgatgtccttacacagctccctggtcttggccattgtggagaggttggagtctgtttgattgagtgtgtggacaggtgtcttttatacaggtaatgagttcaaacaggtgcagttaatgagtggagaacaggagggcttcttaaagaaaaactaacaggtctgtgagagccggaattcttactggttggtaggtgataaaatacttatgtcatgcaataagatgctaattaattacttaaaaatcatacaatgtgattttctggatttttgttttagattccgtctctcacagttgaagtgtacctatgataaaagaTACAGACCTGCTTTGCCCTGCAAAATCAGCagggtatcaaatacttgttctccccactgtatattgggcagcagcctctaaggtgcagggttacgtAACCCGGGTGGAAGCAGCCGAGTGATGGCTTTTTAAGTCTGATGGCCTCGAGATAGATAAAaggttgtgagggttttaggtgccaaaccaaatttcttcagcctcctgaggttgaagaggcactgttgcgcttTCTTCACAACATTGTCTGTGTGAGTATATTAAGTCTACATCAGGAATCACATCAGGTGTAATGGAGACAGACCCAGAACTCTGCACTTCAtcttcaaataatatttttgcagGAATCTCCTTGCGAATGATTTTGCCGAAGACTGTATCACCGCCGGGCTGGGCATGTTAGGTTTGTTTTGATTcttttgttgttgtaaataatATTGTGTTATTCAAATGTCTCTGTATTAATAACAATGTATGGCAGATCTGCTGGGCAAGATCAGAGTGTATAAGATAAGTCTATGGATCAGAGATTATAGGAACATAATGGAGCATCTGTAAAGGGTGGGGTTTGGCAATGAAGAAGTAGGTTATGCACAGGAGGAAATCATGTTGGGGAGGGCTCTGTATTGTATTGGTGAGAGGGACTGTGCCAGTAACACTCACCATGGTGTCAGATCGGATGAGGTACCAAACCAGCGGAATACCTGCATTCACCAGCACTCCTCACTCCACAACCCACAAAATGCATCTTCTTCCCTATCCCCATCCCCAAGGTTTGTCATACAAACTGAAAAAAATATACTTTCAAGGTGGAGGATCTCATTTGATTGATCTGATCCACTCACTGCTAGTTGAGATTATGGTTGATTGAGCACATCTTCTACATTTTGTAAATTGTTATTTCTTCCATATAATAAGATATAAAGATGAAATTATCTACCTATTGAATTCTGCCTCTTGTGTTGCTTCTTTGGTGTTCATTCTTTCCTATGaacagaatattttttttttaaatctgcatgTAAACATTACAGGAGATTTGACAAACAATCCATGAGATACATATTTACTTTTTTATTGTGTAGACAATTTTAAATGTAAAATCTttaaacacaaaacaacaaccaaCATATTAAACAAAACAACACAAATACAAAGCCACCTAGGGAGATCTTTCCTGATAAATTCTATGCTATTTCACGCCATAGTATTATTTTTTTGTGCCCTTAGTAAGGAAACACAAGAATCATTCCCATATATTTTTGGAGTCTGTATTACTTTTCTCCAGCCTCTTTGCTAAGATGAGTTAATATGATATTGGTTTGATCAGCATACTCATCCACTCCATGAACATTGGCTTACTAGAGCTTTTCCAATGTTTCAGGACCAGCCTTAACACAGACACAATACTTAAACATAATATTTTAACCTCTGTCTGGTTAATCCCTCTTATTTAAGCCTCGTCACTCAACAGTCTTGGTGGAATCCAGCCATGGAATCCAAGGCCATCTCCTATGCACTGTGAGGCTTTTTCCCATAGGGGGTGCACAACCGGGCATCTCCACAGCGCATGTAGGAGGGTTCCTTTTGCCCCTTCACATCACCAACACACATCATCCTTTGACAAACCCATCCTATGTATCCTTGGGGGAGTGAAATAAAATTGATGAAAAACTTTAAATTGGGTAGCTTCTCTGACATTTTGCCCAATATTTGAAATAATATACAACCATTCTTAAATCCCTTTGCCACACAATTCTCACGTTTTCACAGGTGTCATTACTCACCTTTAACAGCATTTTGTAACACAAAGAGGCTGATTGTACAGAGGTTGGTAGTGAAAATAAATCTTCTACAACATTGTTGCCTTTGgacataatcaaatcaaattatatttgtcacattcgctgaatacaacaggtgtaccttaacgtaaaatgcttacttatgagcccttaaccaacaatgcagttcaagaaagagttacgaaaatatttaataaataaactaaagtcaAAAAGAACaataacaagactatatacagggggtaccggtaccgagtcaatgtgcgggggcacaggttagtcaaggtcatttgtacatatacactactgttcaaatgttttgggtcacttaggaatgtctttgtttttgaaagaaaatcacattttttttgtctattaaaataacatcaaattgatcagaaatacagtgtagacattgttaatgttgtaaatgactattgtagctggaagcgGCAGGTTTttaatgaaatatctacatagacgtacagaggcccaatatcagcaaccatcactcttgtgttccaatggtacgttgtgttagctaatccaagtttatcatttaaaatgcaaattaattattagaatacccttttgcaattatgttagcacagctgaaaactgttgttctgattaaagaagcaataatactggccttctttagactagttgaatatctggagcatcagcatttgttggttcgattacaggctcaaaatggcctgaaacaaagcactttcttttgaaactcatcagtctattcttgttctgagaaatgaaggctattccatgtgagaaattgttaagaaactgaagatctcgtacaacactgtgttctactcccttcacagaacagcgcaaactggctctaaccagactagaaagaggagtgggaggccccggtgcacaactgagcagtAGGACCattacattagagtgtctaagaataatggaggccactgtgtttttggggacctgcAGAAACATTTTGGTAcctttctccagatctgtgcctctacaatcctgtctctgagctctatggacaattccttcaacctcatggcttggttttgctctgacatgcactgtcaactgtgggacactatatagacaggtgtgtgcctttccaaatcatgtccaatcaattggatttactacaggtggactccaatcatgttgtagaaacatctcaaggatgatcaatggaagcaggatgcacctgagatcaatttcaagCCTCAttgcaaaaggtctgaatacttgtgtaaataaggtatttatattttttataaatttgctaaaatgtctaaaaacctgtttttgctttgtcattattcatattgtgtgtagattgacaaggAAAATGTGAATGTAATCcgttgtagaataaggctgtaacgtaacaaaatgtggaaaaactcaaggggtctgaatactttccgaaggcactgtaaataaaaCTGTCTTAAAGAATTTCAAACTAGTAATGACAAACGTATTCACAGTAGTagatggccaatataccacggctaagggctgttctcagGCATGATGCTGAGCggaaaccccagaggtgccttattgctattctaaactggttaccaatatacagtgccttgcgaaagtattcggcccccttgaactttgcgaccttttgccacatttcaggcttcaaacataaagatataaaactgtatttttttgtgaagaatcaacaacaagtgggacacaatcatgaagtggaacgacatttattggatatttcaaacttctttaacaaatcaaaaactgaaaaattgggcgtgcaaaattattcaacccccttaagttaatactttgtagctccaccttttgctgagattacagctgtaagtcgcttggggtatgtctctatcagttttgcacatggaGATAAaaattttcccattcctccttgcaaaacagctcgagctcagtgaggttggatggagagcatttgtgaacagcagttttcagttctttccacagattctcgattggattcaggtctggactttgacttggccattctgacacctggatatgtttatttttgaaccattccattgtagattttgctttatgttttggatcattgtcttgttggaagacaaatctccgtcccagtctcaggtcttttgcagactccatcaggttttcttccagaatggtcctgtatttggcgccatccatcttcccatcaattttaaccatcttccctgtccctgctgaagaaaagcaggcccaaaccatgatgctgccaccaccatgtttgacagtgggggtggtgtgttcagggtgatgagctgtgttgtttttccgccaaacataacgttttgcattgttgccaaaaagttcaattttggtttcatctgaccagagcaccttcttccacatgtttggtgtgtctcccaggtggcttgtggcaaactttaaacaacactttttatggatatctttaagaaatggctttcttcttgccactcttccataaaggccagatttgtgcaatatacgactgattgttgtcctatggacagagtctcccacctcagctgtagatctctgcagttcatccagagtgatcatgggcctcttggctgcatctctgatcagtcttctccttgtatgagctgaaagtttagagggacggccaggtcttggtagatttgcagtggtctgatactccttccatttcaatattatcgcttgcacagtgctccttgggatgtttaaagcttgggaaatctttttgtatccaaatccggctttaaacttcttcacaacagtatctcggacctgcctggtgtgttccttgtttttcctgatgctctctgcgcttttaacggacctctgagactatcacagtgcatgtgcatttatacggagacttgattacacacaggtggattgtatttatcatcatttaggtcaacattggatcattcagagatcctcactgaacttctggagagagtttgctgcactgaaagtaaaggggctgaattacttttgcacgcccaatttttcagtttttgatttgttaaaaaagtttgaaatatccaataaatgtcgttccacttcatgattgtgtcccacttgttgttgattgttcacaaaaaaatacagttttatatctttatgtttgaagcctgaaatgtggcaaaaggtcgcaaagttcaagggggccgaatactttcgcaaggcactgtaagtagaATAAACATATTTCTGCATCAAACCCGtggtatattgtctgatatagACACGGCTGAAATGCTGTTTCAGCCAAAAGGTCGGCGAAAGTGTCTCAAAGTGAAATCGTGTGGATTTTTTTGCGTTTCTTCCGTCCAGAGGGCACGTGTGCTCCACATCACACAACTGGAGACAAGAACTGTGACTTGCTTTCCACTCCGGAGCAGGGcgccattgaaaggagtgatatCTGGAGTTGAAGATTCCCAGTGTCTGTGACTCCCGCCATTTGGTGCAACGCAGACCTGGTGGAGAGTGTGGTGAAACAGAGAAGATACTGTCTGTACTACTGAACTTTGATGCAGTCTTTACCAGATAAAGTGAAGTTGGGATGTGTCAGTTATCCTGTAAGAGCTTTTGTCCCAAATCCATTATGGTTTTTTAGGCATAAAGTTTATggtcatgtggcagcagtgtgtaggaaggagattcctagatgtgagaagtgtgcaggaggacatgagacaaaggaatgtgtagtatcGGTGGGAAAGGTTGTGTGTGTAAACTGTGGGGCTACCCATGGTGCTGGAGATCAGAGGTGTCCGGTGAGAGAAAGGCAGGTTCAGCTTACCAGGATCAGAGTAGTGCAGAATGTGTTGTATGTTGAGTCAGTGAAGAGAGTAGTGGAGGAAGATGGGTCCCGGGCGAGGGATCCTAAGAGGATCTGTGAGTAGGCCGAGGATAATAGTGATAGGAATAGCATTTGAGGTTGTTTTTTTGGCCGTCATGGCCATGGTTGTCAATAGTACCGCAGGAATGGAACGGAAATCACAGAGGATATATGTTGGCCGTGACAGCTGCAGAGAAGCACTTGAGTGTACAAGATTTTACTGCAGAATagttaaaatatgttttgatcGATAGTGTCCGATCCTCCCAGGCTGCTGGCCTGGAGTAGGATCAGGTAAGGCCAAAGTAGTGGAATAGGGATGAGGGTTTTAATGGGTGCAGAGTTAGTCGGTATGGCAATTTTTTCACAAAATGTAATGAATTAATACTACAGCATTGTGGGCTGATACACAGCCAATATAATAGGTGGCGGCGTGCACCTATAACATTTGTTTGCGGACCGCCATAATACCAAAGAAGAAGTCTGACCGCGCCATCAGTATAGAGGTAGGCTGCCGCTCAGTGGTCAAATTGAAAAGAGAACTACAGCAAAACCCGGAAGTTGAAGGAGGATGTTGTTGTAGAGCGCGGTTTATCGTACTTCGAAGCTAGCTATTTAGCTAATTCCGTTCTTATTGATTTTAACACGACTTTGAGTATGTAAAGTGGTATGATGCGAGTATCAAACAAGATGGTAAGCAAATCAGTCAGCTTGTTTGTAGCCGATTAGGTGGCGTCACATGGCAAAATGCTATCTGCCTAGCTCTGGCCCAGTGcagttgtcactagttaccacagccacaaagtcaaacatgggctatatcgtaaaaatccatgaaaacaaaaatgtacttATTTAGTCTTAAGATACGGGTTAGTCATAGGGGTAACAGTTTGTTTTAGCTTAGGTTCAAAATCAGATTTTTAAGAAACTGTAGAAAAAGGCGGGGTTTAGCCATAATTGTGACTGTGGTAACTCCTGACGATCGTTACGCGAGGCTTGAACTTTCAATCAAATCAACTCCCTGAATCTTTTTCATTCATGCCTCCATAGTATGTTTTTCACGCTTTAGTTTAATGATTGGTTTCAACATACTTTTGTTACTCACCAAAGTATAAATGTTGCTGAGGAACTTGTATCTCAATGTCGCCAAAGTAGACTGTTTAGCTGTTGTCCTTGCGCATTGACCACACCACAGCTAGACTGGCGGTAAACAAATTGTTAAAGTTTAGGTCATATTTGAGAAAAACGATAGTTTGCACATACATAGAAAACTTCGTCGTCACTACGAAAATTATACTATAATGGAGGAATAAATGGAAATGCGCAAGGCTTTGGCTGCATATAACgccctggatcagagctaacgtTACTAGCTAACTGCCTAGGCTAGCTGCTTTTATTAACTTATGAAATATCTGATAGTCGTCAGCAAACGTACCATTTACGTTGGTGGTCAGTGAGGTTGCCACCGTACAGATCTTTGGTTCAGTTTTCAGCCTCGAACATTTTGAACACAGTATAGACTGGGCTACATTCTATGCTACCATGAAGGATGATGACACTAAGCAAACAACTTCTCTGGCAAGTGTGGATGCCACGTTGACATGGCCTACCTTATTTGTGTTACCAGATATTCAATATTTCTGTCTTTAAGTAAAGGTTATGTCTCTTTCTCCACAGCCTTTGATTAATCCTCCTAGGACTACAAGACCGGAGTGAATAGACCACCCTCATCCCAACAGTCTCACTTGGACAAACTCACCATGTTGGTGACGGCCTACCTGGCCATCGTGGTACTACTGGCGCTATGTGTCGGTCTGGAGCTCACGGCACGTCGCCTCACCCCGCCTCAACCCACTCCCTCTGCTGTGGGCACCAACCCTGCTTTCCGCCGCTTCCAGACCCTGTTCCTAAGAGGCTACCTCCTAGCCCTGTGGGCTGACTGGCTGCAGGGGCCATACCTCTACAAGCTGTACCGTCACTACAGCTTCCTGGAGTCCCAGATAGCCATCCTGTATGTTGTTGGCCTGGCCTCCTGTGTGCTGTTTGCCCCCGTGGCTGGCTGGCTCCCTCAGGTAACAATAACGAAGACCACGAAGTAAATACATTGTTAgacttttttaaaatgtttatccTCAATAATTGTTTTATGTATGTATTGTTGTATGGCTAAGGCAACTATGTGTtttaaaaatacatgtattttttaaAATGCATTAATTCAGGTCCTGGGGCGCAGACAGACCTGCCTGCTCTTCTGCGTAGCCTACTCGGCCTGTTGCCTCACCAAGCTATCCCGGGACTACTTTGTCCTTATCGCTGGTCGCATGCTAGGGGGCCTGTCCACCTCTCTGCTCTCCACAGCCTTCGAGGCCTGGTACGTGCATCGACATGTGAACGCCCACGACTTCCCTAAAGAATGGATCCCCAGCACCTTCACCAAGGCTGCTAGCTGGAACCACGGGCTGGCAGTGGGGGCTGGGCTGGTGGCTAACATGCTGGCTGAGTGGCTCCACCTGGGACCTGTGGCTCCCTTCCTCCTGGCTGTGCCCTGCCTGGGGGCCTGTGGCTGGGTGGTGCTGACTGACTGGGGCACGGAGGAGAAGGGAGGCCTGGAGAGGGACAAGACGTCTTTGCTTGGTCCTGCTGCTTCAGTGCCCCTGGCCCGGGCATCAGCTCGGGCCCGGTTCTGGCGCAGCTGTCAGGAATGTCTCCGTTGTCTGTTATCAGACAGACGGGTGATGCTGCTAGGAGGTGTCCAAGCTCTGTTTGAGAGTGTACTTTATATATTTGTCTTCCTGTGGACCCCGGTCCTGGACCCCCACGGCCCACCGCTGGGCATTGTCTTCTCCTGCCTGATGGCAGCCAGTATGGCTGGGTCCCTGCTCTACCGCCTGGCCACATCCACCCGCTACCGCCTCCAGCCTGGTCACCTCCTCTGCTTCTCCATGCTGCTTGCATTTTTCTCCTTCTTCATGCTTATCTTCTCCACTGCCCCGGGCCAGCCCAGACCCCGCGAGTCCCTGCTGGCCTTCCTGCTGCTGGAGCTGGCCAGTGGACTCTACTTCCCCGCTGTCAGCTTCCTCCAGGGGAGGGTGATTCCGGAGGAGAAGAGGGCCGGGGTGCTGGCCTGGTTCAGGCTGCCTCTGCACCTTCTGGCCTGCCTGGGGCTCCTGGCGCTCCATGGAGAGGTGTCTGGGACTGGAGGGGGTGAGAGTGGTAGTGGAACTAGAAACATGTTTGGGGGCTGTGCGGTTATGATGCTAGCTGCACTCTTGGCTGTGGTTAGTCTCTTTACTCTGGGAAGGAATGATGTGGATCTCAGACTAGAGGGGCccaaaggagagggagagatatgacaTTCAGAGGTCTTTATTGTCCCAACAATGGACAATGACTAGGAATACAGTTACTGCTTTGTTGACAGATGAAGACTCGTTTGGGAAAGTAAAATGAACTTTTGAGGGACTGAAGCCTGACATTTAATCAACCTAGGATTTACCAATATTAGACAATGATTTAAAATAATCTGGTGTCGGTAAGGTATATTTTTGGTTACAAGATTTCCTGATATTCATTTGTTTTCGTTTTGTTAACTGCGACTAGCAATTGTTTCGCTATATGAAGAAAAATATGTTCTTAATTTATTATGCTGCAGTCTGCGTCATCTCCCTTC is part of the Oncorhynchus masou masou isolate Uvic2021 chromosome 33, UVic_Omas_1.1, whole genome shotgun sequence genome and harbors:
- the LOC135528464 gene encoding molybdate-anion transporter-like translates to MLVTAYLAIVVLLALCVGLELTARRLTPPQPTPSAVGTNPAFRRFQTLFLRGYLLALWADWLQGPYLYKLYRHYSFLESQIAILYVVGLASCVLFAPVAGWLPQVLGRRQTCLLFCVAYSACCLTKLSRDYFVLIAGRMLGGLSTSLLSTAFEAWYVHRHVNAHDFPKEWIPSTFTKAASWNHGLAVGAGLVANMLAEWLHLGPVAPFLLAVPCLGACGWVVLTDWGTEEKGGLERDKTSLLGPAASVPLARASARARFWRSCQECLRCLLSDRRVMLLGGVQALFESVLYIFVFLWTPVLDPHGPPLGIVFSCLMAASMAGSLLYRLATSTRYRLQPGHLLCFSMLLAFFSFFMLIFSTAPGQPRPRESLLAFLLLELASGLYFPAVSFLQGRVIPEEKRAGVLAWFRLPLHLLACLGLLALHGEVSGTGGGESGSGTRNMFGGCAVMMLAALLAVVSLFTLGRNDVDLRLEGPKGEGEI